In Amphiura filiformis chromosome 1, Afil_fr2py, whole genome shotgun sequence, the following are encoded in one genomic region:
- the LOC140154849 gene encoding uncharacterized protein — translation MIKYQPMQGASYIPLPDFLDKKQAIINLKNDDDQCFKWAVTRTLNPVDKNAERIDKKLKAKADLLNWDDIEFPTPLSEIDKFERNNPTISVNVAGFTPKGSCRDARYEHLISPLRKSPHIGREHHVDLLLFSNNETKHYCVIKSMSRLLHGLKTKKKVEHFYCRNCYTPFTSKERLTVHEDLCHLYETVKIEMPKVTKDGDFPTQYFKHLFKSQNVPFVVYADFESFTKPIQTCQPEVLQKTTKYQKHEPSGFCYYIKCFDDSVYSQDPVVYTKQSEDEDISQIFVNKLEENITKIYARFWKLENNPYIHAKNMIISPKEQKIYEKSTHCHICKKSLTPSNTVKDHCHFTGKFRGAAHNQCNLACRVPKFIPVFFHNLSGYDSHLFIKNLGKTEGEIDCIPNNEEKYISFSKKIVVNSFVPKRDPIDQEDTHCYICQDPLTPKEKKNLTVADVSFPKKEFLGAAHKNCIKPVDIKYEIRFLDSFKFLSAGLDKLVANLSKFSEISKIFEDERLELLLRKGVYPYDHVNSLEKLQETSLPSKEAFYSKLNESEISDEDYQHAQNVWNTFKMKTMREYHDLYLKSDVLLLADVFENFRKVCLKNYELDPCWYYTAPGLSYDAMLKTTGVKLELVTDYDMAMMIEKGIRGGVSMISTRHSKANNKYMGSDFDSTQKSKFIQYLDANNLYGWAMSQPLPVGDFKWMTPKQLDSWGETPCILEVDLEYPKELHDHHNDYPLAPERLLVNKVEKLIPNLNNKKKYVVHHEALKQYLELGLKLTKIHRGIKFREEAFMKSYIDKNTRLRTKAKSEFEKDFFKLMNNSVFGKTMENIRNRVNVHLVTSLAKIRKLTSRPNFDRYTIFDENLVAIHMRKIKLYFNKPIYLGMSILDISKTKMYDFHYNYIKRKYGGRAKLCMTDTDSLTYEIQTEDFYADISDDVEKLFDTSNYPVDHPSKIRTGKNKKVPGMFKDEAGGKQITEFVGLRPKLYSYIMHEGKEEKRCKGVKKAVVERKITFGDYKRCLFDEKPLMRTMNVIRSYKHEVYTITINKVALDPHDDKRIILEDKIHSHAHGYCVEKLEQEILLQNSFFIQCLPLFFGNYFVLLHDGDEIIFIFAIEGRQPFDLSSNGFGNCYVSLSEHPKRAVIVSAGTSEFC, via the exons ATGATCAAGTACCAACCGATGCAAGGAGCTTCGTATATTCCACTTCCAGATTTTTTAGACAAAAAGCAAGCAATCATCAATCTTAAAAATGATGATGATCAGTGCTTCAAGTGGGCTGTCACTCGAACCCTCAATCCAGTTGACAAAAATGCAGAGCGGATTGATAAAAAGCTTAAAGCAAAAGCGGATCTCCTCAACTGGGATGACATCGAATTTCCAACCCCTCTTTCAGAAATTGACAAGTTTGAAAGGAACAATCCAACAATTTCCGTAAATGTAGCAGGATTTACTCCAAAGGGTTCGTGCAGAGACGCAAGGTATGAACATCTTATCTCTCCCCTAAGAAAGAGCCCCCACATTGGTCGAGAGCATCACGTCGATCTTCTTTTGTTTTCAAACAATGAAACCAAGCACTATTGTGTGATTAAGAGCATGAGCAGACTTCTGCATGGACTAAAAACCAAAAAGAAAGTAGAACACTTCTACTGCAGAAACTGCTACACACCCTTCACTTCCAAAGAACGTCTAACAGTGCATGAAGATCTCTGCCATCTTTATGAGACTGTGAAAATTGAAATGCCTAAAGTAACGAAAGACGGTGATTTTCCAACTCAGTATTTCAAACACCTTTTCAAATCCCAGAATGTCCCATTTGTCGTCTACGCTGACTTTGAATCCTTTACGAAACCGATTCAAACCTGTCAGCCAGAAGTTcttcaaaaaacaacaaaataccaaAAGCACGAACCTTCGGGCTTTTGCTACTACATCAAGTGTTTCGATGATTCCGTGTACTCTCAAGATCCGGTTGTATACACCAAACAATCTGAGGATGAGGACATATCCCAAATTTTCGTGAACAAACTTGAGGAGAACATTACAAAAATTTACGCCAGGTTTTGGAAACTGGAAAACAATCCATACATACATGCAAAAAATATGATCATTAGTCCCAAAGAACAAAAGATCTACGAGAAGTCCACACACTGTCATATTTGTAAGAAATCTCTAACCCCAAGTAACACCGTTAAAGATCACTGTCACTTTACTGGAAAATTCAGAGGAGCCGCTCACAATCAGTGCAATCTTGCTTGCAGAGTACCAAAGTTCATTCCGGTATTTTTTCACAACCTTTCGGGTTATGACTCCCACCTTTTCATCAAAAATCTTGGTAAGACAGAGGGTGAAATTGACTGTATTCCAAACAACGAGGAAAAGTACATCTCTTTTAGCAAAAAAATCGTGGTAAATTCCTTCGTTCCAAAAAGAGATCCTATCGATCAGGAAGACACTCACTGCTATATTTGCCAAGACCCTCTAACccctaaagaaaagaaaaatctaaCTGTAGCTGATGTGTCATTTCCTAAGAAAGAATTCTTAGGAGCAGCTCACAAAAACTGCATTAAACCGGTCGATATCAAATATGAAATCAGGTTTCTTGATAGCTTTAAGTTTCTGTCTGCTGGCTTGGATAAACTCGTAGCGAATCTTTCAAAATTttctgaaatttcaaaaatttttgaagatgaaAGGTTAGAACTTCTTCTGAGAAAAGGAGTATACCCTTACGATCACGTCAACTCTCTTGAGAAACTTCAGGAAACTAGTCTCCCTTCCAAAGAAGCGTTTTACTCCAAGCTCAACGAATCGGAAATTTCCGACGAGGACTATCAGCACGCGCAGAATGTTTGGAATACCTTCAAGATGAAAACCATGAGGGAGTACCACGATCTGTATCTCAAGTCGGACGTTCTCCTTTTAGCCGACGTGTTCGAAAATTTTAGAAAAGTCTGCCTGAAAAACTACGAACTGGATCCTTGTTGGTATTACACGGCTCCTGGATTGTCCTACGACGCCATGCTGAAAACAACGGGTGTAAAATTGGAACTCGTCACGGATTATGACATGGCTATGATGATCGAAAAAGGAATTAGAGGTGGGGTTTCCATGATATCTACCAGACATTCCAAAGCCAACAACAAATACATGGGATCCGATTTCGATTCCACTCAGAAGTCCAAGTTCATTCAGTACCTTGACGCAAACAACCTCTACGGATGGGCCATGAGTCAACCGCTCCCGGTCGGTGATTTCAAGTGGATGACTCCGAAACAGCTAGACTCTTGGGGTGAAACCCCATGCATTCTTGAAGTGGATCTGGAATACCCTAAGGAGCTACACGACCACCACAACGACTATCCCTTAGCTCCGGAAAGACTCCTCGTGAACAAAGTGGAAAAACTAATTCCGAATCTAAACAACAAGAAAAAGTACGTCGTCCACCACGAGGCTCTGAAGCAGTACTTGGAGCTTGGTCTCAAACTGACCAAGATTCACAGAGGGATAAAATTTCGAGAGGAAGCCTTCATGAAATCATACATCGACAAGAATACCAGACTTCGAACAAAAGCTAAATCGGAGTTTGAGAAGGATTTCTTCAAATTGATGAACAACAGCGTCTTTGGGAAAACGATGGAAAACATTCGAAACAGAGTGAACGTTCATCTTGTAACCAGCCTAGCCAAAATTCGGAAATTAACCTCAAGACCCAACTTCGACCGATACACCATCTTTGATGAAAACCTTGTAGCGATTCACATGAGAAAAATCAAACTGTACTTCAACAAACCGATATATCTCGGAATGAGTATTCTGGATATCTCAAAGACAAAGATGTATGACTTCCACTACAATTACATCAAGAGGAAGTATGGTGGAAGGGCAAAGCTTTGTATGACTGATACCGACTCACTGACCTATGAAATTCAGACTGAGGATTTTTACGCTGACATTTCAGATGATGTGGAAAAGCTTTTCGACACATCCAACTACCCAGTCGATCATCCGTCGAAAATTCGGActggaaagaacaaaaaagttcccGGCATGTTCAAAGACGAAGCCGGAGGAAAGCAAATCACCGAATTTGTTGGTCTCAGACCAAAGTTGTACTCTTACATAATGCATgagggaaaagaggaaaagagatgTAAGGGTGTCAAAAAAGCAGTCGTTGAAAGAAAAATTACCTTCGGCGACTACAAGCGTTGTCTCTTCGATGAGAAACCTCTGATGAGAACGATGAATGTGATTAGGAGTTACAAGCACGAGGTGTACACTATAACCATCAACAAAGTTGCCCTAGATCCGCACGATGACAAACGAATCAtacttgaggacaaaattcacTCACATGCACACGGTTACTGTGTTGAAAAACTTGAACaagaaattttacttcaaaactct TTTTTCATTCAATGCCTCCCTCTTTTCTTTGGGAACTACTTTGTTCTCCTTCATGATGGTGACGAAATCATCTTCATCTTTGCAATAGAAGGTAGACAGCCATTTGACCTGTCTTCTAATGGTTTTGGGAACTGCTACGTAAGCTTGAGTGAGCATCCAAAGAGAGCAGTTATCGTGTCTGCCGGAACAAGCGAGTTTTGTTAA